The Pseudanabaena sp. PCC 6802 genomic interval ATTGGCAGATTGTGCTGCGGTATTCACCACCGTGCGAATAGCTTGGAGAGTGCGCCCGTTACGCCCCACAACCCTGCCTCTGTCAGCAGGATCGAAAGCGACTCGCACTCGCAGGCGATCGCCTTTAGAATTTGTTTCACAGTCGAGCCTGAGAGCATCTTGGCTATCTAGCAAAGGCTCGATCAGAAACTTAACCAGGGCAAGATAATCAGGCACGCACTAAATCAAAAACTTTGGCCTTATCTAAAATGCGACGAACAGTATCGGTTGGCTGGGCCCCTTGCTGCAGTCTCGTGACGATCGCGGGAACGTCCAGGCGCGTTTCGTGGGTACGCGGATTGTAGACACCCAGTTCTTCTAGGGGACGGGCATCGCGCCGCGTGGTGCTTTGAATAGCAACGATGCGATAGCTTGGCTCGCGCTTTTTGCCGAAGCGCTTTAATCTCAACTTGACCATGTATTTAGAGTTTGTTTGAATTAGTCCGCAATGTTAGATTAAGTTGCGATCTCTTAGTCTAGCAGATTAATTTTGAATTCTTAAGCCTACAGTTCGCCAAAGCCTTTCTTTTTCTTTTTTTTCTTGCCGTAGTTGATCCCAGGTGGACTGTTGGGGGTTGGCATTCCGGGACCCGGCATACCAGGGAAACTGGGCATGCCAGGCAAATTGGGCATTTTGCCTTGTCCCATTTGTTGCATCATGGCACGCATGCGCTGAAAGTCAGCCACCAGCTTAGTAACATCTTGAGTCTTGTAGCCCGAACCTTTGGCAATCCGTTGCTTGCGACTGGGGCTTTTGGCAATTAGGTCTGGATCTTGACGCTCCTCTTTGGTCATGGAGCCGATCATGGCTTCGCAGCGCTTGAGTTGCTTTTCCGCTTCCTGAAGCTGGCTATCATTCACCTTCATGCCAGGGATCATTTTGATCAAGCTACCAAACGAACCCATGCTTTTCATCATGCGGGTATTTTTGAGGAAGTCGTTAAAGTCAAACCTCGCAGCCAGAATTTTTTCCTGTAACTTAGCGGCATCGGCAAGATCGATTTCTTCCGTTGCTTTTTCAACTAGAGTAACAACATCGCCCATACCTAAAATGCGCGATGCCATCCGCTCGGGGTAGAACGGCTGCAACGCTTCCACCTTTTCACCCACACCAACAAATTTAATCGGCTGCCCGGAAATCT includes:
- a CDS encoding KH domain-containing protein yields the protein MPDYLALVKFLIEPLLDSQDALRLDCETNSKGDRLRVRVAFDPADRGRVVGRNGRTLQAIRTVVNTAAQSANQVVHLDVYDPNPGDKHADKEVKHSHGRSSPRRKRVN
- the rpsP gene encoding 30S ribosomal protein S16, producing MVKLRLKRFGKKREPSYRIVAIQSTTRRDARPLEELGVYNPRTHETRLDVPAIVTRLQQGAQPTDTVRRILDKAKVFDLVRA